TGTAAACGTCCTCTTTGCTGGAGTCGTGCAAAGTTTGCTTGATAGGGGTTGTTCAAAATGACCAGCTCCCCGTCCAGCGTTAGTGGCAGATGAGTATGGTTAAAACGAGCGGCTGCTTCAATAATTTCAGGAAATTGCGCAGATAAATCCTTGCCATTCCGGCTGATCAACCGGCAGTCACTTTCCGTGCAAAATAAAAGGGCGCGGTATCCATCATATTTAATTTCATAAAGCCAGTCCTTTCCTTCCGGGACATCATCTGACATCGTTAACAGCATCGGCTTAATCAAGGTGGCTTCCTCCTTTTCATTCTTAGTTTATATCAGTCAATCCCTTTTAGTCATATTTGCTGTCATTTAACAAAAGCTAAAGAAAAAGGAGGAGCTATAGCTATGCACACTATGTGGAAAGGGTCTATCAGCTTTGGGTTAGTAAATATCCCGATCAAGCTGCATGCGGCCACTGAAAATAAAGATATTAAGCTAAGACAGCTTCATAAAGAATGCCAATCCCCAATCGAATATAAGAAAAGGTGCCCCGTTTGTGAACGAGAGGTCGAGCGAGATGAAATTGTGAAGGCGTATGAATATGCCAAAAACAAGTTTGTCGTGCTTGATGACGAAGATTTAAAAGCATTAAAGAAGGAACAGGAAGACAAAGCCGTGGAGATTCTTGATTTTGTAAAATTAGAAGAAATTGACCCTATCTATTTTGAGAACAGCTACTTTATTTCTCCCAATGATGGAGGATCGAAGGCTTATGGACTGCTTCGGCAAGCTCTTGAAGACACTGGGAAAATCGGAATCGCAAAAATTATCATTCGTTCAAAGGAACAATTAGCGATTGTCCGGGTGTACGAAAACACACTCTTAATGGAGACGATTCATTTCCCTGATGAAGTGAGGAATGTACAGGATGTACCTAATGTTCCTGAAAATACGGAGCTAAGCAAAAAAGAACTCACCACAGCGATATCATTAATTGACCAGTTAACTGCTGAGTTCGACCCAGATAAATACCAGGATGAATACCGGACAGCTTTAATGGAGCTCATTGAAGCGAAACGGAACAACGAAGAAATCACTACTGCAAAAGTGAAGCCGAAGCAAGCCAATGTCACTGATTTGATGGAGGCATTGGAAAAATCACTGGAATCAACGAAAGGAAACAAAAAGAAAACAACAAAGCGAAAAACAGTGTCCAAAACAAAGAAAAAGACATCTTAAACTGGGATAGTCAAAACGAGCGTGCAGTCATTCAGTATTTTGGGCTGTACGCTGTTCCTGCCAGTTTCTCATCCCGAACCAGTCGTGTAAAAACGTGATGATCGACACATTTGAAGGATATACGAGTCTGTCCTTGTATTTAAAAGGATTTTGCAGTACTCTCCAATATTTCCAAGCGATAGTCTCATATGCCCATTGTTTTCTTTTTTTGGTGGTATACCCGTGTTGAAGAATCATATGGACAAGCGTACCATTAGTAATCGATTCAAATAACAAGGTTGTCTATGCCGAGGAGGATTTAGAATTTATGTGTGGGATATTTGTTTCCATGGGTGAAATAGAAGAGAAAGAAATGGATGAAGTATTAGACTTGCTTTATCACCGGGGGCCGGACGAAGGGAAATCCGTTGTGCTGGATAATGTGAAGCTCGGCCACCGCCGTTTGTCTATTATTGGATTAGAAGACGGGATCCAACCGATTCATAATGAAAAAAAGGATCAATGGATCGTTTGCAATGGTGAAATCTACAATTATTCATCCATTAAGGAGCAATTACAGAGTGAAACAAATTTCCTAACTCATTCTGACAGTGAAGTTGCTCTTAAACTTGTGGAAACTCAAGGGGCAGAAGCGATCGATCAGCTGGACGGAATGTTTGCTTTTTTTATTGCTGATCAAAGAAATAACAGTTTTATCGTTGCCCGGGATACGTTAGGGATCAAGCCCTTATATTATGGAAGAGATGAACAAGGAAAATATGTCTTTTCGTCTGAATTAAAGGCGATCTACAGGTTTGTAGAAGAAGCCCATGAGTTCCCTCATGGCCATTACTTTACTCCAGAATCAGGTTTTGTCTGCTACCGCAAAATAGCAGAACCTGAACATGAATATAGTACAGATCAACTTTCTGATGTGAACCATCAGATCCGTCAGACCCTTGA
This Halobacillus salinarum DNA region includes the following protein-coding sequences:
- the ku gene encoding non-homologous end joining protein Ku; translation: MHTMWKGSISFGLVNIPIKLHAATENKDIKLRQLHKECQSPIEYKKRCPVCEREVERDEIVKAYEYAKNKFVVLDDEDLKALKKEQEDKAVEILDFVKLEEIDPIYFENSYFISPNDGGSKAYGLLRQALEDTGKIGIAKIIIRSKEQLAIVRVYENTLLMETIHFPDEVRNVQDVPNVPENTELSKKELTTAISLIDQLTAEFDPDKYQDEYRTALMELIEAKRNNEEITTAKVKPKQANVTDLMEALEKSLESTKGNKKKTTKRKTVSKTKKKTS